One Phragmites australis chromosome 23, lpPhrAust1.1, whole genome shotgun sequence DNA window includes the following coding sequences:
- the LOC133906476 gene encoding E3 ubiquitin-protein ligase PUB23-like — MEATGGMRRHLLCPISLQPMQDPVTAPTGITYDRCAIERWLAAGHDTCPVTGQPLSLANLTPNHTLRRLIQSWRPNSTPVEREQPDVAADVVKKLLSSASCPPVDVLCKAAEVASESEVARRYMVDAGVLQRVLRLVVSCAKNKSSPGDQGSFDIPTTVEACLALIRALDVSGDELRPLVVDSHDLVDALTDVLVAFEPGPGGAARASAVQLLESVTEEASASVLGRLRLELFRAVTAVVRDRLSPGATRAALCALLHACPVGRNRALIVEAGAVHEAIELELAAPSSPGFGAGDRRVTELTMALLAELCACADGRAAVAAHPAGIAVVARRLLRVSAGADACAVRVLAAVSGRAASPETLREMARVGAVGKLCCVLQADCDASVKEAARAVLRLHSALWSGSPCVSAYLLSRYL, encoded by the coding sequence ATGGAGGCGACGGGCGGCATGCGTCGCCACTTGCTGTGCCCGATCTCGCTGCAGCCCATGCAGGACCCTGTCACGGCGCCCACCGGCATCACCTACGACCGCTGCGCCATCGAGCGCTGGCTCGCCGCCGGCCACGATACCTGCCCCGTCACCGGCCAGCCGCTCTCCCTCGCCAACCTCACCCCGAACCACACGCTCCGGAGGCTCATCCAGTCCTGGCGTCCGAATTCGACGCCGGTGGAGCGAGAGCAGCCGGATGTTGCTGCCGACGTTGTCAAGAAGCTCTTGTCATCAGCGTCTTGCCCGCCGGTTGATGTGCTTTGTAAGGCCGCTGAGGTGGCGTCGGAAAGCGAGGTGGCGCGGCGGTACATGGTGGACGCCGGTGTGCTCCAGCGCGTGCTCCGCCTCGTCGTGTCCTGCGCCAAGAACAAGAGCAGCCCCGGTGATCAGGGGAGTTTCGATATACCGACTACTGTCGAGGCGTGCCTGGCTCTCATCCGCGCGCTCGACGTCTCTGGGGACGAGCTTCGGCCGCTCGTAGTCGACAGCCACGACCTCGTCGACGCGCTGACCGACGTGCTCGTAGCCTTCGAGCCCGGtcccggcggcgcggcgcgagcGAGCGCGGTGCAGCTGCTGGAGTCCGTGACCGAGGAGGCCAGTGCTTCGGTCCTGGGGAGATTGAGGCTGGAGCTCTTCCGCGCCGTCACGGCCGTGGTGCGGGACCGGCTGTCCCCGGGCGCGACTCGCGCGGCGCTGTGCGCGCTCCTGCACGCGTGCCCCGTTGGCCGGAACCGCGCGCTGATCGTGGAGGCCGGCGCGGTGCACGAAGCCATCGAGCTGGAGCTCGCCGCGCCATCGTCCCCGGGCTTTGGAGCGGGAGACAGGCGCGTGACGGAGCTGACGATGGCGCTGCTCGCGGAGCTGTGCGCGTGCGCGGACGGACGCGCGGCCGTGGCGGCGCACCCTGCGGGCATCGCCGTGGTGGCCCGGCGGCTGCTGCGCGTGTCCGCGGGCGCCGACGCGTGCGCGGTGCGCGTGCTGGCGGCCGTGAGCGGCAGGGCGGCGTCTCCGGAGACGCTGCGGGAGATGGCGCGCGTGGGCGCCGTGGGGAAGCTCTGCTGCGTGCTGCAGGCGGACTGCGACGCCAGCGTGAAGGAGGCGGCGAGGGCCGTGCTGCGGCTGCACTCCGCCTTGTGGAGCGGGTCGCCCTGCGTCAGCGCCTACCTGCTCTCTAGGTACCTGTAG